The Pseudophaeobacter arcticus DSM 23566 genome includes a region encoding these proteins:
- a CDS encoding Re/Si-specific NAD(P)(+) transhydrogenase subunit alpha codes for MKIGTPKEVINGEARVAMTPDSARQLQKLGYDCAIESGAGLQAGFSDATYEEAGVEIIKTAAALWKASDIIAKVRQPNEAELKRLNSTKTLISFFNPGGNEEGLELAKSKGASVVAMEMVPRISRAQKMDALSSMANIAGYRAVIEAGNNFGRFFTGQITAAGKVPPAKVLVVGAGVAGLAAIGTSTSLGAITLAFDVRPEVAEQVESMGAEFVYLDFEEEQADGASSGGYASVSSPEFREAQLAKFRELAPEVDIVITTALIPNREAPELWTEDMVAAMKPGSVIVDLAAEKGGNCKLTVMDEKIVTENGVTIIGYTDFPSRMAAQASTLYATNIRHMMTDLTPEKDGQVNHNMEDDVIRGATVTHAGEITFPPPPPKVQAIAAKPKEVVPELTPEEKRAQEVAAFKAQTKNQVTLLVVGGALLLGVGLVAPVSFMQHFIVFVLSVFIGFQVIWGVAHSLHTPLMAVTNAISSIIILGALMQIGSGSFLVILLAALSVFMAGINIFGGFLVTRRMLAMFQKS; via the coding sequence GTGAAAATTGGAACACCCAAAGAGGTGATCAACGGCGAGGCGCGTGTTGCCATGACGCCCGATTCTGCGCGTCAGCTGCAGAAACTGGGCTATGACTGCGCTATTGAGAGCGGTGCGGGCTTACAGGCCGGCTTTAGCGATGCCACCTATGAAGAGGCCGGTGTTGAAATTATCAAGACCGCCGCTGCCTTGTGGAAGGCATCGGATATCATCGCCAAGGTGCGCCAACCCAATGAGGCTGAGCTCAAGCGGCTGAACTCGACAAAGACGCTGATCTCTTTCTTTAATCCCGGCGGGAATGAAGAGGGGCTGGAGCTGGCCAAATCCAAAGGCGCCAGCGTTGTTGCCATGGAAATGGTGCCACGTATCAGCCGCGCCCAGAAAATGGACGCGCTGTCCTCGATGGCCAATATTGCGGGCTACCGCGCCGTTATTGAAGCGGGCAACAATTTTGGACGCTTCTTTACCGGTCAGATCACAGCAGCGGGCAAGGTGCCCCCGGCAAAGGTCCTGGTGGTTGGTGCCGGCGTTGCCGGTCTTGCCGCCATCGGCACCTCGACCAGCCTTGGGGCCATCACCCTGGCCTTTGACGTGCGTCCCGAAGTGGCTGAGCAAGTTGAGTCCATGGGCGCCGAGTTTGTCTATCTCGACTTTGAAGAAGAGCAGGCCGACGGCGCCTCCTCTGGTGGCTATGCTTCGGTCTCCAGCCCCGAATTCCGCGAGGCCCAGCTGGCCAAGTTCCGGGAACTGGCGCCAGAGGTGGACATCGTCATCACCACGGCCCTGATCCCCAACCGCGAAGCGCCAGAGCTGTGGACCGAAGACATGGTCGCAGCGATGAAACCCGGTTCGGTCATTGTTGACCTGGCAGCGGAAAAGGGCGGCAACTGCAAGCTCACCGTGATGGATGAGAAAATTGTCACCGAGAATGGCGTGACCATTATCGGCTATACCGATTTCCCATCCCGCATGGCGGCGCAGGCCTCGACGCTTTACGCCACCAACATCCGCCACATGATGACAGATCTGACGCCCGAAAAGGACGGTCAGGTCAATCACAACATGGAAGATGACGTCATTCGTGGCGCCACCGTCACCCATGCCGGTGAAATCACTTTCCCGCCACCGCCGCCAAAGGTGCAGGCGATTGCCGCCAAGCCCAAAGAGGTGGTGCCAGAGCTGACCCCAGAGGAAAAACGCGCACAAGAAGTGGCCGCCTTCAAGGCTCAGACCAAAAATCAGGTGACCCTGCTGGTCGTGGGCGGTGCCTTGCTGCTTGGTGTTGGTCTGGTAGCGCCAGTCAGCTTCATGCAGCACTTTATCGTTTTTGTGCTGTCGGTCTTTATTGGTTTCCAGGTGATCTGGGGCGTGGCGCACAGCCTGCACACACCGCTGATGGCGGTGACCAATGCGATCTCGTCGATCATTATTCTGGGCGCGCTGATGCAGATCGGTTCGGGCAGCTTTCTGGTGATCCTGCTGGCAGCCCTCTCGGTCTTTATGGCTGGGATCAACATCTTTGGTGGCTTCCTCGTCACCCGGCGCATGCTTGCCATGTTCCAGAAATCTTAA
- a CDS encoding NAD(P)(+) transhydrogenase (Re/Si-specific) subunit beta has product MEYGFTTAAYVVAAVLFILSLGGLSGQESAKRAVWYGIAGMALAVFATLVGPGSGLWLLSIALIAGGGAIGYQLATRVQMTQMPELVAAMHSLVGLAAVFVGLIAHIELGRVLAMDADAKQALDGFAKLLAKKDGVEVAILRVELFLGIFIGAVTFTGSVVAYGKLAGKLTSSAVKLPGGHMLNAVAAGVSLIGLIWYFNTGGFLPLLLMTLAALFIGYHLIMGIGGADMPVVVSMLNSYSGWAAAAIGFSLGNDLLIVVGALVGSSGAILSYIMCKAMNRSFVSVILGGFGGTTGPQMEVEGEQIAIDADGVATALDEADSVIIIPGYGMAVAQAQQNVAELTRRLRAKGKTVRFAIHPVAGRLPGHMNVLLAEAKVPYDIVMEMDEINEDFPETDVAIVIGSNDIVNPAAQEDPNSPIAGMPVLECWKAKQVFVSKRGQGTGYSGIENPLFFKENTRMFYGDAKASLDQLLTMIQ; this is encoded by the coding sequence ATGGAATATGGATTTACCACTGCCGCCTATGTGGTTGCGGCTGTTCTCTTTATCCTCAGCCTTGGCGGGTTGTCGGGCCAGGAAAGCGCCAAACGCGCGGTCTGGTACGGGATTGCCGGCATGGCGCTGGCGGTTTTTGCCACCCTGGTGGGCCCAGGTTCTGGGCTCTGGCTCTTGTCAATCGCGCTGATCGCAGGTGGCGGTGCCATCGGCTATCAGCTGGCAACACGGGTGCAGATGACCCAGATGCCCGAACTGGTCGCGGCGATGCACTCTCTGGTTGGTCTGGCTGCGGTCTTTGTGGGCCTCATCGCCCATATCGAACTGGGCCGTGTCCTGGCCATGGACGCTGACGCCAAACAGGCGCTGGATGGCTTTGCAAAACTCCTGGCCAAGAAAGACGGCGTCGAAGTGGCCATTCTGCGGGTTGAGCTCTTCCTCGGCATCTTCATCGGTGCGGTGACCTTCACCGGTTCGGTTGTGGCCTATGGCAAACTGGCAGGCAAACTGACCTCTTCGGCGGTAAAGCTGCCCGGCGGTCACATGCTCAACGCTGTCGCTGCTGGCGTGTCGCTGATCGGGTTGATCTGGTACTTCAACACTGGTGGTTTCTTGCCACTGCTCTTGATGACGCTGGCCGCTCTGTTCATCGGCTATCACCTGATCATGGGCATCGGCGGCGCCGATATGCCAGTGGTTGTCTCGATGCTGAACAGCTATTCCGGCTGGGCGGCTGCGGCGATTGGTTTCTCCCTTGGCAATGACCTGCTGATTGTTGTTGGCGCCCTTGTTGGCTCCTCCGGTGCCATCCTCAGCTATATCATGTGCAAGGCGATGAACCGGAGCTTTGTCAGCGTTATCCTGGGCGGCTTTGGTGGCACTACGGGGCCACAGATGGAGGTCGAGGGCGAGCAGATTGCAATCGACGCTGACGGCGTTGCCACCGCGCTGGACGAGGCCGACTCTGTCATCATCATCCCCGGTTACGGCATGGCGGTGGCACAGGCACAGCAGAATGTGGCGGAACTGACCCGTCGCCTGCGGGCCAAGGGCAAGACCGTGCGCTTTGCCATCCACCCCGTCGCAGGCCGTTTGCCTGGCCATATGAACGTGCTCCTGGCCGAGGCCAAGGTTCCCTATGACATCGTCATGGAAATGGATGAGATCAACGAGGACTTCCCTGAGACCGATGTGGCCATCGTCATTGGCTCCAATGACATCGTCAACCCGGCGGCCCAGGAAGACCCGAATTCTCCCATCGCGGGGATGCCGGTTCTGGAATGCTGGAAGGCCAAGCAGGTCTTTGTCTCCAAACGCGGCCAGGGAACTGGCTATTCCGGCATCGAGAACCCGTTGTTCTTCAAAGAGAACACCCGGATGTTTTATGGCGATGCCAAGGCCTCGCTGGATCAGTTGCTGACAATGATCCAGTAA
- a CDS encoding DUF3422 family protein: protein MPPIPDHPLRYSLANELHARPFPAMQSPSTVIYLAVKQPEKAVHRDRALDLQHLTALLERYGAPRPQPGATHHSAQLGRHTLKWEQHTEFVSYTLYCDGISERAFDPADFDVFPSGWLLEAPGQRVTSLMIRVLPRPEDKRIKSDLSDWFVPESLAVAEVLDDSAVVAGDFRIDPAGHMRFALFANAETGSQRIGRLVQRLCEIETYRAMSMLGFSRVRGLSRDIGELDTHLSKMMAEMTSDTVPAEQTLTQLLTVSAELEAMAARSAFRFGATGAYEALVNQRIGLLRETRHGGFQTFSEFMLRRYEPAMRTVKSTEKRIGTLADRARRGGELLRTRVDVERSAQNQALLASMDRRADQALQLQHTVEGLSVVAIGYYAVSLVSYLLYPLAQVLGQSKGMLTAMITLPVVGLVWLAIQRIKKKLH from the coding sequence ATGCCCCCGATCCCAGACCACCCCCTGCGCTACTCTCTGGCCAATGAGCTGCACGCCCGGCCTTTTCCGGCGATGCAAAGCCCCAGCACGGTGATCTATCTGGCGGTGAAGCAGCCGGAAAAGGCAGTCCACCGGGACCGGGCGCTGGATCTGCAGCACCTCACGGCCCTGCTGGAGCGCTATGGCGCGCCACGTCCGCAACCCGGCGCAACCCATCATTCGGCGCAGCTGGGACGTCATACGCTAAAGTGGGAGCAGCACACCGAATTTGTCAGCTACACGCTCTATTGCGATGGCATCAGCGAGCGCGCCTTTGACCCGGCGGATTTTGATGTTTTCCCCTCAGGCTGGCTGTTGGAGGCCCCCGGTCAAAGGGTCACCTCGCTGATGATCCGGGTGCTGCCGCGGCCAGAGGACAAGCGGATCAAGTCCGACCTGAGCGACTGGTTTGTTCCCGAAAGCCTGGCGGTGGCCGAGGTGCTGGATGACAGTGCCGTGGTTGCCGGGGATTTCCGCATTGATCCGGCGGGGCATATGCGGTTTGCGCTTTTTGCCAATGCCGAAACCGGGTCGCAGCGCATTGGTCGACTGGTGCAGCGGCTCTGTGAGATTGAAACCTACCGGGCCATGTCGATGCTTGGGTTTTCCCGGGTGCGGGGGCTCAGCCGCGACATCGGCGAACTGGACACGCATCTCAGCAAGATGATGGCCGAGATGACCTCTGACACGGTGCCAGCGGAACAGACCCTGACGCAGCTTTTGACGGTCTCGGCTGAACTGGAGGCCATGGCAGCCCGCTCGGCCTTTCGCTTTGGGGCCACCGGCGCCTATGAGGCGCTGGTCAATCAGCGTATCGGACTGCTGCGCGAGACGCGCCACGGCGGTTTCCAGACGTTTTCCGAATTCATGCTGCGCCGATATGAACCCGCCATGCGCACGGTGAAATCCACGGAAAAACGCATCGGTACCCTGGCAGACCGGGCCCGGCGCGGTGGCGAGCTGCTCAGGACGCGCGTCGATGTGGAGCGCAGCGCGCAGAACCAGGCGCTTTTGGCCAGTATGGACCGGCGGGCGGATCAGGCGCTGCAGCTGCAACACACCGTAGAAGGGCTCTCGGTGGTGGCAATCGGCTACTACGCCGTCTCCTTGGTGTCGTATCTGTTGTATCCCCTTGCGCAGGTCCTGGGCCAAAGCAAGGGGATGTTGACCGCGATGATCACTCTGCCGGTTGTGGGGCTGGTGTGGCTGGCGATCCAGCGGATAAAGAAGAAGCTGCACTAG
- a CDS encoding peptide ABC transporter substrate-binding protein: MKLKTLLMGAIATAAIAPAAFAERGSDGQVNIIYWQAPSIMNPFLSGGTKDVEAASLVIEPLVRYNQIGEMVPFLAAEIPTVENGGVSEDLTTITWKIAPGLKWSDGSPFTSADVKFTADYCMDPEGGCAQVTKFEGVTSVEALDDLTVKVTFAKPTPFPYGPFVGGESPIIQAAQFADCMGAKAPECTEANFAPIGTGPFVVDEFKPNDVITLSANPNYRDPAKPAFAKVLFKGGGDATAAGRAVMETGEFDYAWNLQLAPEVIAQMEAAGKGTPVAGFGPLVERIMLNNTNPDPALGPDERSVIRPHPFLGDPAVYKAMSLAIDRPLLVEIGYGKAGKVTCNWVPAPAAVNSDTFTCDKQDIAAANAMLEEAGYKDTNGDGVRETPDGVPMKILYQTSTNAVRQDFQALIKQWWSEIGIESELRNLSGSVFFGGDPGSPDTFQKFYADVEMYANTFNGTDPQSYLANGLCDKAPSPASQWQGENISRFCNEEFDKLHAELTTTAGAAARAEISKRLNDIIVENGGMIPLVHRGRLSAHANSLGGVVLNVWDSEIWNAADWYRIK, translated from the coding sequence ATGAAACTCAAGACCCTTTTGATGGGTGCCATCGCCACGGCTGCCATCGCTCCAGCAGCCTTTGCTGAGCGCGGCTCCGACGGCCAGGTCAACATCATCTATTGGCAAGCGCCATCGATCATGAACCCCTTCCTGTCTGGTGGGACCAAGGACGTTGAAGCCGCTTCGCTGGTGATTGAGCCCCTGGTGCGCTACAATCAGATTGGCGAAATGGTACCTTTCCTGGCCGCCGAAATCCCCACAGTTGAAAACGGTGGCGTCAGCGAAGACCTGACCACCATCACCTGGAAAATCGCCCCCGGCCTCAAGTGGTCCGATGGCAGCCCCTTCACCTCTGCGGATGTGAAATTCACGGCTGACTACTGCATGGACCCCGAAGGCGGCTGTGCCCAGGTTACCAAATTCGAAGGCGTGACCTCGGTTGAGGCCCTCGATGATCTGACCGTCAAGGTCACCTTCGCCAAGCCAACCCCCTTCCCCTATGGTCCCTTTGTGGGCGGTGAAAGCCCCATCATCCAGGCGGCTCAGTTTGCCGACTGTATGGGCGCCAAGGCTCCTGAATGCACCGAGGCCAACTTTGCGCCTATCGGTACCGGCCCCTTTGTTGTGGATGAATTCAAACCCAACGACGTGATCACCCTGTCGGCAAACCCGAACTACCGTGACCCGGCCAAGCCTGCCTTTGCCAAGGTTCTGTTCAAAGGGGGCGGCGACGCAACCGCTGCTGGCCGTGCCGTTATGGAAACCGGCGAATTTGACTACGCCTGGAACCTGCAGCTGGCCCCCGAGGTCATTGCTCAGATGGAAGCCGCTGGCAAAGGCACGCCTGTCGCAGGCTTTGGCCCGCTGGTTGAGCGCATCATGCTGAACAACACCAACCCTGATCCGGCGCTTGGCCCTGATGAGCGTTCGGTGATCCGTCCGCACCCCTTCTTGGGTGACCCTGCGGTGTACAAAGCGATGTCGCTGGCGATTGACCGTCCTTTGCTGGTCGAAATCGGCTACGGCAAAGCCGGTAAAGTCACCTGTAACTGGGTTCCGGCACCTGCTGCTGTAAACTCTGACACCTTCACCTGCGACAAGCAGGACATCGCTGCTGCAAACGCGATGCTGGAAGAAGCGGGCTACAAAGACACCAATGGTGACGGCGTACGTGAAACCCCCGATGGGGTTCCGATGAAGATCCTGTACCAGACCTCGACCAATGCCGTGCGTCAGGATTTCCAGGCTCTGATCAAACAGTGGTGGAGCGAAATTGGTATCGAATCCGAGCTGCGTAACCTCAGCGGTTCCGTGTTCTTTGGTGGCGATCCCGGTTCGCCTGACACCTTCCAGAAGTTCTATGCTGACGTTGAAATGTATGCCAATACCTTCAACGGCACCGACCCGCAGTCTTACCTGGCCAACGGTCTGTGCGACAAAGCACCTTCGCCTGCCTCGCAGTGGCAGGGTGAGAACATCTCGCGCTTCTGCAACGAAGAGTTCGACAAGCTGCATGCTGAGCTGACAACCACAGCCGGTGCCGCAGCCCGTGCCGAAATCTCCAAGCGTCTCAACGACATCATCGTTGAAAACGGCGGCATGATCCCACTGGTTCACCGTGGCCGTCTGTCCGCGCATGCCAACTCTCTTGGTGGTGTTGTGCTGAACGTCTGGGACAGCGAAATCTGGAACGCTGCTGACTGGTACCGCATCAAATAA
- a CDS encoding YeeE/YedE family protein: MFETFGFEETTPRLASLYFALALGLGFGVLAQLTRFCFRRALIGEDRQQAAGVWALALAVSVLGTQAAVTQGWISFDGHRLLASELPLLAIAVGGVMFGIGMVLTRGCISRLTVLSGTGNLRALLCVGIFAIVAHATLKGVLAPLRSLLSGYTVQLGDYATLAALPGGAPLWSAVIALPAFWLALRSQNTVLALLGGAMIGALVPLAWVTTGFVLFDEFDPIAMESLSFTAPMSEGLFYVIASSAVTAGFGPGLIGGVLAGALLTALLRREFQWQSFDSPRQTGRYLLGASLMGFGGVLAGGCTLGAGLAGISTLGLAAPLALAAIALGGVLAHRVVREAPSAASSLSAGSPATPAPQPAE; the protein is encoded by the coding sequence ATGTTTGAGACATTTGGTTTTGAAGAGACCACCCCACGACTGGCCTCGCTGTATTTTGCCCTCGCCCTTGGGCTGGGCTTTGGTGTGCTGGCACAGCTCACCCGGTTTTGCTTTCGCCGCGCCCTGATCGGTGAGGACCGCCAACAGGCCGCCGGTGTCTGGGCCCTGGCGCTGGCCGTTTCGGTGCTGGGAACGCAGGCCGCTGTGACCCAGGGCTGGATCAGTTTTGACGGCCACCGCCTGCTGGCCTCGGAGCTGCCGCTTTTGGCCATTGCTGTTGGCGGTGTGATGTTTGGCATCGGCATGGTGCTGACACGGGGCTGCATTTCGCGCCTCACCGTGCTCAGCGGCACTGGCAACCTGCGCGCACTGCTTTGCGTCGGGATCTTTGCCATTGTGGCCCATGCCACGCTCAAAGGCGTGCTGGCGCCGCTGCGCAGCCTTCTGAGCGGCTACACCGTTCAACTGGGGGATTATGCAACCCTGGCTGCCCTGCCCGGTGGCGCGCCCCTGTGGAGCGCTGTCATTGCCCTGCCCGCCTTTTGGCTGGCCCTGCGGTCGCAAAATACCGTGCTGGCCCTGCTGGGCGGCGCCATGATCGGAGCTCTGGTGCCGCTGGCCTGGGTCACCACCGGATTTGTGCTCTTTGACGAATTTGACCCCATTGCCATGGAAAGCCTGTCCTTTACCGCGCCCATGTCCGAGGGGCTGTTTTATGTCATCGCCTCCAGCGCCGTGACTGCGGGGTTCGGGCCCGGGCTGATCGGCGGCGTATTGGCGGGGGCACTGCTTACCGCCCTGCTGCGCCGGGAGTTCCAGTGGCAGAGCTTTGACAGCCCCCGCCAGACCGGTCGCTATTTGCTTGGCGCCAGCCTGATGGGCTTTGGCGGGGTTCTGGCCGGAGGCTGTACCCTTGGCGCAGGCCTTGCCGGGATTTCCACCCTGGGTCTGGCGGCGCCGCTGGCTTTGGCCGCCATCGCCCTGGGTGGGGTTCTGGCCCACCGGGTGGTGCGGGAGGCGCCTAGTGCAGCTTCTTCTTTATCCGCTGGATCGCCAGCCACACCAGCCCCACAACCGGCAGAGTGA
- a CDS encoding MBL fold metallo-hydrolase yields MTNTALTRLLTPIYAAGLTVCVAGLPVAGLASEDIADQYPQSELYSKPVEVIPHVFSAIGATAPPTYENAGHNNNLSFIVTDEGVVVVNAGASDGLAAALHSEIKAVTDQPVVLVINENGQGHAVLGNGYWRDQGVDILGHADAIAETRKNGDFILQRMQSYNKDRAGDSRMEHANLSFDDRYDLSLGGVDIQVLHLGPAHDPGDVQVWIPEWKIMIAGDIAFHERMLPIFPHTCTSCWIETWVEKLEPMAPTYLIPGHGHPTNLDQVRRYTLDYLTDLRGKIGAHIEEGGDLAGAYYVDQQQWRGLDTFEELATKNAGRVFEEMEWE; encoded by the coding sequence ATGACAAATACCGCGTTGACCCGGCTTTTGACGCCGATTTATGCCGCAGGGCTGACCGTCTGTGTTGCAGGGCTGCCAGTGGCAGGTCTCGCCAGCGAGGATATTGCGGATCAATATCCCCAGTCCGAGCTGTATTCCAAGCCTGTCGAGGTCATCCCGCATGTGTTCTCGGCCATCGGGGCCACGGCGCCGCCGACCTATGAAAATGCCGGCCACAATAACAATCTCTCCTTTATCGTGACGGACGAGGGGGTTGTGGTGGTCAATGCCGGCGCCTCAGATGGGCTGGCTGCTGCCCTGCACAGCGAGATCAAGGCGGTGACGGATCAGCCGGTTGTCTTGGTCATCAACGAAAATGGCCAGGGCCACGCGGTGCTGGGCAATGGCTATTGGCGCGACCAGGGCGTTGATATTCTGGGCCATGCCGATGCCATTGCCGAAACCCGGAAAAACGGCGATTTCATCCTGCAGCGTATGCAGAGCTACAACAAGGACCGTGCCGGTGACAGCCGCATGGAACATGCCAATCTCAGCTTTGACGACCGCTATGATCTGAGCCTCGGCGGGGTGGATATTCAAGTGCTGCATCTGGGCCCGGCCCATGATCCGGGGGATGTTCAGGTCTGGATCCCGGAGTGGAAGATTATGATTGCAGGCGATATTGCCTTTCATGAGCGCATGTTGCCGATATTTCCCCATACCTGCACCAGCTGCTGGATTGAAACTTGGGTCGAAAAGCTGGAGCCAATGGCGCCGACCTATCTGATCCCGGGCCATGGCCATCCGACCAACCTGGATCAGGTGCGCCGCTATACGCTGGACTATCTGACCGATCTGCGCGGCAAGATTGGCGCTCATATCGAGGAGGGTGGCGATCTGGCGGGGGCCTATTATGTGGATCAGCAGCAGTGGCGGGGCCTCGATACCTTTGAGGAGCTGGCGACCAAGAACGCCGGCCGGGTTTTTGAAGAGATGGAGTGGGAGTAG
- a CDS encoding methyltransferase family protein — MKWIDLPPVWLAGFAALAWCQARYLSLGLEFGPVWADLLGGLLVGGGLVLMVLAVTEMRRQKTTLMPHETPSRLVQSGIFTRSRNPIYLGDVMVLAGLILYFDAVLALPLIPVLTWILEKRFIIGEENRMRRTFRSDWARYEQKVRRWV; from the coding sequence ATGAAATGGATCGACCTTCCGCCGGTCTGGCTGGCAGGCTTTGCTGCTCTGGCCTGGTGTCAGGCGCGCTATCTATCCTTGGGATTGGAGTTTGGTCCGGTCTGGGCGGATCTACTGGGGGGGCTGCTTGTTGGGGGCGGACTGGTTCTGATGGTGTTGGCGGTTACCGAAATGCGGCGTCAGAAAACCACGCTCATGCCACATGAGACGCCGAGCAGGTTGGTGCAATCCGGCATCTTTACGCGCAGCCGCAACCCAATCTATCTGGGCGATGTCATGGTGCTGGCGGGGCTGATCCTTTATTTTGACGCGGTTCTTGCGCTGCCGCTGATCCCGGTACTGACCTGGATCCTGGAGAAGCGATTTATCATTGGTGAAGAAAACCGGATGCGGCGAACCTTTCGCAGCGACTGGGCGCGCTACGAGCAAAAAGTGCGACGCTGGGTCTAG
- a CDS encoding ABC transporter permease: protein MLTFTIRRLILSVPTLLFISLVIFLLLELAPGDPMAQVPLTVPPEVKEKMREALGLGQPAPIRFWKWLVQFFWIEPQVLIDHYFGTTFSQGDLRVISWQTRSPVMDIVIQRMPQTLWVVGTAYVVAIFIALPIGIYSAYRQYSWFDQLGTFVSMVGFSVPPFFSGVLVIVIFSVQLGWFPSIYDTTHVVNSWSSFVYQLKQMIMPVMVLALQITAQLSRFMRASMLDNLNQDYVRTARAKGLSEYVVVMVHVLRNSMIPVVTVIALGIPAIFGGAIITEQVFKVNGIGQLLIGSIQANDLPMVQTLTFIFAILIVLFNLIADVLYGILDPRIRYD, encoded by the coding sequence ATGCTGACCTTTACAATCAGGCGGCTGATCCTGTCGGTTCCGACACTGCTGTTCATCAGTCTGGTGATTTTCCTGCTGCTCGAACTCGCCCCGGGCGATCCGATGGCACAGGTTCCCCTCACAGTTCCCCCTGAAGTCAAAGAAAAAATGCGCGAGGCCCTTGGCCTTGGCCAACCCGCCCCTATCCGCTTCTGGAAATGGCTGGTGCAGTTCTTCTGGATTGAACCCCAGGTTCTGATCGACCACTATTTTGGCACCACCTTTTCGCAGGGTGACCTGCGCGTCATCTCCTGGCAGACCCGTTCGCCAGTGATGGATATCGTCATCCAGCGGATGCCACAGACCCTGTGGGTTGTGGGCACCGCCTATGTGGTTGCCATCTTTATCGCCCTGCCCATCGGCATTTACTCCGCTTACCGTCAGTACAGCTGGTTCGACCAGCTTGGCACTTTTGTGTCGATGGTTGGCTTTTCGGTGCCGCCGTTCTTCTCTGGCGTTCTGGTCATCGTGATCTTCTCGGTGCAGCTGGGCTGGTTCCCGTCGATCTATGACACCACCCATGTGGTCAACAGTTGGAGCAGCTTTGTCTACCAGCTGAAACAGATGATCATGCCGGTCATGGTGCTGGCACTGCAGATCACCGCGCAGCTCAGCCGGTTTATGCGGGCCTCGATGCTGGACAACCTCAATCAGGACTATGTGCGCACGGCGCGGGCCAAGGGCCTGAGCGAATATGTCGTGGTCATGGTACATGTTCTGCGCAACTCGATGATCCCGGTGGTCACGGTGATTGCCCTTGGCATCCCCGCGATCTTTGGCGGCGCAATCATCACCGAGCAGGTGTTCAAGGTGAACGGTATCGGCCAGCTGCTGATTGGCTCCATTCAGGCTAATGATCTGCCCATGGTGCAGACACTCACCTTTATCTTTGCCATTCTCATCGTGCTGTTCAATCTGATCGCCGATGTTCTGTATGGCATTCTAGACCCGAGGATCCGCTATGACTGA
- a CDS encoding ABC transporter permease, with protein sequence MTELSNPIPSKPPRSQWLDVWDQFKTHRGALIGGILFILIIAAVYLGPLFWDIEATHIDIRARNQGPSWVHPFGTDQLGRDMMARMMAGGSTSVSVGLTAMALALFLGSFVGVVAGFFKRLDGPLMRLTDLFLALPLLPLLLVMMLLFREPLNAAFGPEQGIFILIVCAIGVTSWMPTARIVRGDVLAIKEREFVLAARSIGTSNSKLITRHILPNVLSPIMVSATLGIATAIITESSLSFLGLGFPPDFPTWGRLLFDATDYLQQHPERVFWPGMAISLTVLSVNYLGDGLRDALDPRIRGR encoded by the coding sequence ATGACTGAGCTTAGCAATCCGATCCCCAGCAAGCCACCGCGCAGCCAGTGGCTGGATGTCTGGGATCAGTTCAAAACCCACCGTGGTGCTTTGATAGGCGGCATCCTGTTTATCCTGATTATCGCTGCGGTCTACCTGGGTCCGCTGTTCTGGGACATCGAAGCAACCCATATCGACATCCGCGCCCGCAATCAGGGCCCCAGCTGGGTACATCCCTTTGGTACCGATCAACTGGGCCGTGACATGATGGCCCGGATGATGGCGGGGGGCTCTACCTCTGTGTCGGTTGGGCTTACCGCAATGGCGCTGGCGCTATTTCTGGGCTCCTTCGTCGGGGTGGTCGCAGGCTTTTTCAAACGGCTCGACGGGCCTTTGATGCGCCTGACCGATCTGTTCCTGGCGCTGCCGCTGCTGCCGCTCTTGCTGGTGATGATGCTGCTGTTTCGCGAGCCGCTCAATGCGGCCTTTGGACCAGAGCAAGGGATCTTTATTCTCATCGTCTGTGCCATTGGGGTAACCTCCTGGATGCCCACAGCGCGCATCGTGCGCGGCGATGTCCTGGCGATCAAGGAACGTGAGTTTGTTCTGGCGGCCCGCTCCATCGGCACCTCAAACAGCAAGCTGATCACCCGGCATATCCTGCCAAACGTGCTGTCTCCGATCATGGTTTCGGCGACACTGGGGATTGCCACCGCGATCATCACCGAAAGCTCGCTCTCCTTCCTTGGCCTCGGCTTCCCACCGGATTTCCCAACCTGGGGACGGCTGCTGTTTGATGCCACCGACTATCTGCAGCAGCACCCCGAGCGGGTATTCTGGCCCGGCATGGCGATCTCTTTGACCGTGCTGAGTGTGAACTACCTTGGGGACGGGCTGCGCGACGCGCTGGATCCACGGATTCGCGGCCGCTAG